In Bacteroidales bacterium, the DNA window TTATTAAAATGTTAACAATTTGTTATTTTTATTTTAATGACTCTTTTAACAACTTCTCAAACATCTCAATTTTCTCCTCAAGTTTCTTAATAGTCTCATTTTGCTCTTTTATAGCTTCAACTAACACAGGGGTTAGTGTAGCATACTCAATGCCGTAATAAACTCTTTTTCATAAGACTAAAGTTTTAATGATTATTTGTTTTTAATAAATTTTCAGTATTTATATAATATTCCTTTTTAGCAAAATAAGGAAAAAATTCTTACAAATCTATCCGTATTTTTACGGAAAGCGTTATCCGTAATTTCCGCAACGCTAATATAAGAAACTGATTATTAACGACATACATTCAACTCACGTTGATACGCTGTGTGTTAATGATTTGTTAAGTTTTTTAATTATCTGTTAAATCGAAGATTTGGAAGATTTATCATACTAAAAAAAACAGGTAAATTGCTATGCATAATATTATCTTTTTTTGCTTAAAATTATTATTAAACTCATTAGAGCGATATGGTCTATATACAAAAAGGAGCTATCTCGAAAAACGAGACAGCTCCTATACTTATAATAATACATTAAATTATTGCTTAATAAATCTATGTATTGTTGTATTGTTAGTTTCTATTATTCTTATAAAATAAGAACCCGAATTTAGCATTCCAATATCCAAAGTGGTTGTGCTATTTTCGGTTTTTGTTGTACTGATTAATGCTCCACTAACATTGTATAGCTCAATAACAGCTTCATCACTATTACTACGTTCTATTGTCAATACTCTTTCAGCAGGATTTGGATATAGTCGAACAAAACTATTCGCAAAACCATCTATTCCAGTAATCATATTTACAGGAATCGTTAAATCAGCACCGTTTACCACAAACGAACCCTCAAAATCAGAGTATCCTGATTTTGATACAGTATAGTTATACTCCCCGTTAAACAACCAGATTGTAGCTTCACCCGAAGCATCGGTTGTCAACGTTCTGTTATTAACAAAAACATTAGCACCTTCAATAGGGGTGCCGTCACTTTCTCTTTTAACAGTGAAGTTTACATACCAGTACGGTGGAAGATAAAAAGACATCTCTGCCACTTCAGACTCACCAGATGTGTAAACTGCTTTAACTCCAGCTGTATGATAACCCCCTCCAACATTTTCAAATCTGTAGGTTGTTTCCATAATGTCTGAAGCTACTTCTTCACCGTCCAAATAT includes these proteins:
- a CDS encoding T9SS type A sorting domain-containing protein, producing the protein DMTTITVTDAKTKRVLDVVRPGAVVDENARIGEFTSDQISVVSIPEIGDYYNGTPSQTRAFNGYTVYLDGEEVASDIMETTYRFENVGGGYHTAGVKAVYTSGESEVAEMSFYLPPYWYVNFTVKRESDGTPIEGANVFVNNRTLTTDASGEATIWLFNGEYNYTVSKSGYSDFEGSFVVNGADLTIPVNMITGIDGFANSFVRLYPNPAERVLTIERSNSDEAVIELYNVSGALISTTKTENSTTTLDIGMLNSGSYFIRIIETNNTTIHRFIKQ